In Salvelinus alpinus chromosome 30, SLU_Salpinus.1, whole genome shotgun sequence, a single genomic region encodes these proteins:
- the LOC139559913 gene encoding kinesin-like protein KIF1A isoform X3, with protein MAGASVKVAVRVRPFNSREIGKESKCIIQMTGNTTTILNPKQPKENKSFNFDYSYWSHTTPDDINYHSQKQVYKDIGEEMLLHAFEGYNVCIFAYGQTGSGKSYTMMGKQDQKDQQGIIPLLCEDLFTKISDSNTDNSLSYSVEVSYMEIYCERVRDLLNPKNKGNLRVREHPLMGPYVEDLSKLAVTSYNDIQDLMESGNKARTVAATNMNETSSRSHAVFNIIFTQKKHDMDSENTSEKVSKISLVDLAGSERADSTGAKGTRLKEGANINKSLTTLGKVISALAEVDTAPNKNKKKKKVENHIPYRDSVLTWLLRENLGGNSRTAMVAALSPADINYDETLSTLRYADRAKQIRCNAVINEDPNNRLVRELKEEVCRLKDLLYAQGLGDIIDTYRCPGPVIAGLKNLCDYNNFVNNRQAVNQMGDLSTVTNAMTGMSPSPSLSALSSRTGSMANLHDRIFSPASEEAIERLKETEKIIAELNETWEEKLRRTEDIRMQREALLAEMGVAMREDGGTVGVFSPKKTPHLVNLNEDPLMSECLLYYIKDGTTKVGREDARSRQDIVLSGHFIQDEHCTFSSTTGPGGEGNVILEPCEGAEIYVNGKLVTTPTLLRSGNRIIMGKSHVFRFTNPEQARQERERTPCAETPVEPVDWAFAQSELLDKQGIDMKQEMESRLQELEDQYRREREEASNLLEQQRLDYESKLEALQKQVDRNSRCLEPPEEEEEPEEEVPWTKCETELALWAFRKWRFYQFTSLRDLLWGNAIFLKEANAISVELKKKVQFQFVLLTDTLYSPLPPDLLPPSVTKERERQPFPRTIVAVEVQDQKNGATHYWTLEKLRQRLDLMREMYDRAAEVPSSTVEDCDQALTGGDPFYDRFPWFRLVGRAFVYLSNLLYPVPLVHRVAIVSEKGEVKGFLRVAVQAISADEEAPDYGSGVRQSGTAKISFEDQQFEKFQTESCSGSMSHSNTSQEELRFVEGEGQTSDIGADPDEVNNNTCADLSPITATPEAPQSPLKGVLGLELPLELNQEKALSHLRIGSTFTFRVTVLQASSISAEYADIFCQFNFIHRHDEAFSTEPLKNTGRGPPLGFYHVQNITVEVTKSFVEYIKTQPIVFEVFGHYQKQPFPPLCKDLISSHFFYSPLRPSRRQFPRVMPLSKPVPATKLNTLTRSMAGPCHSKYDLMAFFEICELEANGDYIPSVVDHRGGMPCHGTFLLHQGIQRRITVTIAHETGNDVEWKEVKELVVGRIRNTPEADETIIDPNILSLNILSAGYVWPSYDDNVSLGVDHRTFYRFEAAWDSSMHNSLLLNRVTPYGEKIYITLSAYLEMENCTQPTVITKDFCMVFYSRDAKLPASRSIRNLFSTGCLRPSESNRVTGVYEVSLCHVADAGSPGMQRRRRRVLDTSVAYVRGEENLAGWRPRSDSLILDHQWELEKLSLLQEVEKTRHYLLLREKLEATLAAGQDALCKSGDISDFAKSPILSYSLGGSPALESPSQRQRELAAKCLRLLMHTFNREYSQVSSSASESKLSEMSALLMSPSSSGLSTLTPSSTCPSLVEGHYDIRHIEPSSGASTPDLDPFSPVDRKRIPGRGSTFVPDIQEIRVSPIVSKKGYLHFLEPHTSGWVKRYVVVRRPYVYLYRNERDNVERAVINLSSAQVEYSEDKQTLLRTPNTFAVCTEHRGILLQASNDKEMHDWLYAFNPLLAGTIRSKLSRRKSGPRM; from the exons CGATCCTAAACCCCAAACAGCCGAAGGAGAACAAGAGCTTCAACTTCGACTACTCCTACTGGTCACATACCACG cCGGACGACATCAACTATCATTCACAGAAGCAGGTGTACAAAGACATTGGAGAGGAGATGTTGCTGCATGCCTTTGAGGGCTACAACGTGTGTATCTTTGCATATGGCCAGACTGGATCTGGGAAGAGCTACACCATGATGGGCAAGCAGGACCAGAAGGACCAGCAAGGCATTATCCCCCTg CTTTGTGAGGACCTCTTCACCAAGATCAGTGACAGCAATACTGACAACAGCTTGTCCTACTCCGTAGAG GTGAGCTACATGGAGATCTACTGTGAGCGTGTGCGTGACCTGCTGAACCCGAAGAACAAAGGGAACCTGCGTGTGAGAGAGCACCCCCTGATGGGGCCCTACGTGGAGGACCTGTCCAAACTGGCCGTCACCTCCTACAACGACATCCAGGACCTGATGGAGTCTGGCAACAAGGCCAG GACGGTGGCAGCCACTAACATGAACGAGACCAGCAGCCGCTCTCACGCTGTCTTCAACATCATCTTCACTCAGAAGAAACACGACATGGATTCAGAGAACACGTCTGAGAAG GTGAGCAAGATCAGCCTGGTGGATCTGGCTGGGAGTGAGAGAGCTGACTCTACAGGAGCCAAAGGAACCAGGCTGAAG GAAGGAGCAAATATCAACAAATCTCTAACCACACTGGGAAAAGTCATCTCTGCTTTAGCTGAAGTG GACACGGCACCAAATAAG aacaagaagaagaagaaagtggAGAACCATATCCCATACAGAGACTCAGTGCTGACCTGGCTGCTGAGAGAGAACCTGG GGGGTAACTCTCGCACTGCCATGGTGGCAGCCCTCAGCCCTGCTGATATCAACTATGACGAGACCCTGAGCACCCTCAG GTATGCAGACCGCGCTAAGCAGATCCGCTGTAACGCTGTTATCAACGAGGACCCCAACAACCGTCTGGTGCGTGAGTTGAAGGAGGAGGTGTGTCGCCTCAAGGACCTCCTCTATGCTCAGGGCCTGGGAGATATCATAGaca catATCGATGTCCTGGTCCTGTGATAGCTGGTTTGAAAA ACTTGTGTGATtacaacaactttgtcaataaTCGCCAGGCTGTCAATCAAATGGGTGATCTATCCACAGTGACCAATGCCATGACTGGGATGagcccctctccctcactctctgctCTGTCCAGCCGCACGGGCTCCATGGCAAACCTGCACGACCGCATCTTCAGCCCCGCCTCCGAGGAGGCCATAGAGAGACTCAag GAAACAGAGAAAATCATTGCAGAGCTCAATGAGACATGGGAGGAGAAGCTGCGCCGTACTGAAGATATCCGGATGCAGAG GGAAGCCCTACTGGCTGAGATGGGTGTGGCCATGAGAGAAGATGGAGGCACCGTGGGCGTGTTCTCCCCCAAGAAG ACCCCTCACCTGGTGAACCTAAACGAGGACCCATTGATGTCTGAGTGCTTACTCTACTACATCAAAGATGGGACCACCAA GGTGGGTCGTGAGGACGCCAGAAGTCGCCAGGACATTGTGCTCAGCGGCCATTTTATCCAGGACGAGCACTGCACCTTCAGCAGCACCACAGGCCCCGGGGGAGAAG GGAACGTCATCCTGGAGCCCTGCGAGGGGGCGGAGATCTATGTCAACGGGAAACTGGTGACCACGCCTACTCTGCTTCGCTCAG GGAACCGCATTATCATGGGGAAGAGCCATGTGTTTCGCTTCACTAACCCGGAGCAGGCGCGACAGGAGCGGGAGAGGACGCCCTGTGCTGAGACCCCCGTGGAGCCCGTGGACTGGGCCTTCGCCCAGAGTGAGCTGCTGGACAAACAGGGCATCGACATGAAGCAGGAGATGGAGTCAAG GCTTCAGGAGTTAGAAGATCAGTACCGCAGAGAACGAGAGGAGGCCAGTAACCTTCTGGAACAACAGAGACTG GACTATGAGAGTAAACTGGAGGCCCTGCAGAAACAGGTGGACAGAAACTCCCGTTGCCTGGAGCccccagaggaagaggaggagcctgAGGAAGAAG TTCCATGGACCAAGTGTGAGACGGAGCTTGCACTGTGGGCATTCCGTAAGTGGCGTTTCTACCAGTTTACCTCCCTCAGGGACCTGCTGTGGGGAAACGCCATCTTCCTCAAGGAAGCCAACGCCATCAGTGTGGAGCTCAAGAAGAAG GTCCAGTTCCAGTTTGTGCTGCTGACCGACACACTGTACTCCCCACTGCCCCCGGACCTGCTGCCCCCCAGCGTGaccaaggagagggagagacagcccTTCCCCCGCACCATCGTAGCAGTGGAGGTCCAGGACCAGAAGAACGGGGCCACACACTACTGGACCCTGGAGAAACTCAG GCAGAGGCTGGACCTGATGAGGGAGATGTACGACCGTGCGGCGGAGGTGCCTAGCAGCACTGTGGAGGACTGTGACCAGGCCCTGACCGGGGGAGACCCCTTCTATGACCGCTTCCCATGGTTCCGTCTGGTGGGCAG GGCCTTTGTGTACCTGAGTAACCTGCTGTACCCCGTGCCCCTGGTGCACCGTGTGGCCATCGTCAGTGAGAAGGGAGAGGTGAAGGGCTTCCTCAGGGTGGCAGTCCAGGCCATCTCAG CTGATGAAGAAGCCCCAGACTATGGTTCTGGTGTCAGACAGTCAGGAACTGCCAAGATCTCCTTTGAGGACCAACAGTTTGAGAAG TTCCAGACAGAGTCGTGTTCTGGCAGCATGTCCCACTCTAACACCTCCCAAGAGGAGCTCCGCTTTGTTGAGGGGGAGGGACAGACCTCTGACATAGGAGCTGACCCTGACGAGGTCAACAACAACACCTGTGCTG ACCTGTCCCCCATCACAGCCACTCCGGAGGCCCCTCAGAGCCCGTTAAAGGGGGTTCTGGGTCTGGAACTACCCCTGGAGCTGAACCAGGAGAAGGCCCTGTCCCACCTCCGCATCGGATCCACTTTCACCTTCAGGGTCACCGTGCTGCAAGCCTCCAGCATCTCTGCTGAATATGCCGATATCTTCTGCCAGTTCAA CTTCATCCACCGACATGACGAGGCGTTCTCCACTGAGCCACTGAAGAACACTGGCAGGGGACCTCCTCTGGGATTCTACCATGTACAGAAT ATCACGGTAGAGGTCACCAAGTCGTTTGTGGAGTATATCAAGACCCAGCCCATCGTCTTCGAGGTGTTTGGTCACTACCAGAAACAGCCGTTCCCACCTCTCTGCAAAGACCTCATCAG TTCACACTTTTTTTACAGTCCCCTTCGACCTTCTAGGAGGCAATTCCCGAGGGTCATGCCCTTGTCTAAACCAG TGCCGGCCACCAAGCTAAACACCTTGACTCGCTCCATGGCAGGCCCATGTCACTCCAAATATGACCTCATGGCCTTCTTTGAGATCTGTGAGCTAGAGGCCAACGGAGA CTATATCCCTTCAGTGGTGGACCACAGAGGTGGCATGCCTTGCCATGGAACCTTCCTCCTTCACCAG GGCATCCAGAGGAGAATCACAGTTACCATAGCACACGAGACAGGAAATGACGTAGAGTGGAAGGAGGTCAAGGAGCTGGTGGTGG GGCGTATCCGGAATACTCCGGAGGCTGACGAGACCATCATTGACCCAaacatcctctccctcaacatcttGTCTGCAGGCTACGTCTGGCCCTCGTATGACGACAA TGTTTCCCTGGGAGTTGACCATAG GACGTTTTACCGGTTTGAGGCAGCATGGGACAGCTCCATGCACAACTCCCTCCTTCTGAACCGCGTCACTCCCTATGGAGAGAAGATCTACATCACCCTCTCAGCCTACCTAGAG ATGGAGAACTGCACCCAGCCGACGGTGATCACCAAAGACTTCTGTATGGTGTTCTACTCCCGTGACGCCAAGCTCCCCGCCTCTCGCTCCATTAGAAACCTTTTCAGCACCGGCTGCCTAAGGCCCTCAGAGAG taaccgTGTCACTGGAGTGTATGAAGTCAGTCTCTGCCATGTCGCTGATGCCGGAAGTCCAG GCATGCAGCGGCGGCGCCGGCGCGTCTTGGACACCTCAGTGGCATACGTCCGTGGAGAGGAGAACCTGGCTGGGTGGAGGCCCCGTAGCGACAGCCTCATCCTGGACCACCAGTGGGAGCTGGAGAAACTCAGCCTGCTGCAGGAG GTAGAGAAGACCAGGCATTACCTGCTACTGCGGGAGAAACTAGAGGCCACCCTGGCCGCGGGGCAGGACGCGCTCTGCAAGAGTGGCGACATCAGCGACTTTGCCAAGAGCCCCATCCTCAGCTACAGCCTCGGGGGCAGTCCTGCCCTGGAAAGCCCCAGCCAGAGGCAAAGGGAGCTGGCTGCCAAG TGTCTGCGGTTGCTCATGCACACCTTCAACAGGGAGTACAGCCAGGTGAGCAGCAGTGCCAGTGAGAGCAAG ctGTCTGAGATGTCAGCGTTGCTGATGTCACCGTCCTCTTCTGGTCTGAGCACGCTAACGCCGTCCTCTACTTGCCCCTCATTGGTGGAGGGACATTATGACATCAG ACACATTGAGCCCAGCTCTGGAGCTTCAACCCCAGACCTGGACCCCTTTAGCCCTGTAGATAGGAAGAGGATCCCGGGTAGAGGCAGCACTTTCGTCCCTGACATCCAGGAGATCCGCGTCAG CCCCATCGTGTCGAAGAAAGGCTACCTGCACTTCCTGGAGCCTCACACCAGTGGCTGGGTGAAGCGCTACGTGGTGGTACGCCGGCCCTACGTCTACCTGTACCGCAACGAGAGGGACAATGTGGAGCGCGCTGTCATCAACCTCTCCTCTGCCCAGGTGGAATACAGCGAGGACAAGCAGACTCTGCTCCGG ACTCCAAACACATTTGCAGTGTGCACCGAGCATCGTGGAATACTTCTCCAAGCCAGTAATGACAAGGAGATGCACGACTGGCTGTATGCTTTTAACCCCCTGCTCGCCGGAACTATCAG GTCTAAGCTCTCCAGAAGAAAGTCAGGCCCAAGGAtgtga
- the LOC139559913 gene encoding kinesin-like protein KIF1A isoform X4 produces MAGASVKVAVRVRPFNSREIGKESKCIIQMTGNTTTILNPKQPKENKSFNFDYSYWSHTTPDDINYHSQKQVYKDIGEEMLLHAFEGYNVCIFAYGQTGSGKSYTMMGKQDQKDQQGIIPLLCEDLFTKISDSNTDNSLSYSVEVSYMEIYCERVRDLLNPKNKGNLRVREHPLMGPYVEDLSKLAVTSYNDIQDLMESGNKARTVAATNMNETSSRSHAVFNIIFTQKKHDMDSENTSEKVSKISLVDLAGSERADSTGAKGTRLKEGANINKSLTTLGKVISALAEVDTAPNKNKKKKKVENHIPYRDSVLTWLLRENLGGNSRTAMVAALSPADINYDETLSTLRYADRAKQIRCNAVINEDPNNRLVRELKEEVCRLKDLLYAQGLGDIIDTYRCPGPVIAGLKNLCDYNNFVNNRQAVNQMGDLSTVTNAMTGMSPSPSLSALSSRTGSMANLHDRIFSPASEEAIERLKETEKIIAELNETWEEKLRRTEDIRMQREALLAEMGVAMREDGGTVGVFSPKKTPHLVNLNEDPLMSECLLYYIKDGTTKVGREDARSRQDIVLSGHFIQDEHCTFSSTTGPGGEGNVILEPCEGAEIYVNGKLVTTPTLLRSGNRIIMGKSHVFRFTNPEQARQERERTPCAETPVEPVDWAFAQSELLDKQGIDMKQEMESRLQELEDQYRREREEASNLLEQQRLDYESKLEALQKQVDRNSRCLEPPEEEEEPEEEVPWTKCETELALWAFRKWRFYQFTSLRDLLWGNAIFLKEANAISVELKKKVQFQFVLLTDTLYSPLPPDLLPPSVTKERERQPFPRTIVAVEVQDQKNGATHYWTLEKLRQRLDLMREMYDRAAEVPSSTVEDCDQALTGGDPFYDRFPWFRLVGRAFVYLSNLLYPVPLVHRVAIVSEKGEVKGFLRVAVQAISADEEAPDYGSGVRQSGTAKISFEDQQFEKFQTESCSGSMSHSNTSQEELRFVEGEGQTSDIGADPDEVNNNTCAATPEAPQSPLKGVLGLELPLELNQEKALSHLRIGSTFTFRVTVLQASSISAEYADIFCQFNFIHRHDEAFSTEPLKNTGRGPPLGFYHVQNITVEVTKSFVEYIKTQPIVFEVFGHYQKQPFPPLCKDLISPLRPSRRQFPRVMPLSKPVPATKLNTLTRSMAGPCHSKYDLMAFFEICELEANGDYIPSVVDHRGGMPCHGTFLLHQGIQRRITVTIAHETGNDVEWKEVKELVVGRIRNTPEADETIIDPNILSLNILSAGYVWPSYDDNVSLGVDHRTFYRFEAAWDSSMHNSLLLNRVTPYGEKIYITLSAYLEMENCTQPTVITKDFCMVFYSRDAKLPASRSIRNLFSTGCLRPSESNRVTGVYEVSLCHVADAGSPGMQRRRRRVLDTSVAYVRGEENLAGWRPRSDSLILDHQWELEKLSLLQEVEKTRHYLLLREKLEATLAAGQDALCKSGDISDFAKSPILSYSLGGSPALESPSQRQRELAAKCLRLLMHTFNREYSQVSSSASESKLSEMSALLMSPSSSGLSTLTPSSTCPSLVEGHYDIRHIEPSSGASTPDLDPFSPVDRKRIPGRGSTFVPDIQEIRVSPIVSKKGYLHFLEPHTSGWVKRYVVVRRPYVYLYRNERDNVERAVINLSSAQVEYSEDKQTLLRTPNTFAVCTEHRGILLQASNDKEMHDWLYAFNPLLAGTIRSKLSRRKSGPRM; encoded by the exons CGATCCTAAACCCCAAACAGCCGAAGGAGAACAAGAGCTTCAACTTCGACTACTCCTACTGGTCACATACCACG cCGGACGACATCAACTATCATTCACAGAAGCAGGTGTACAAAGACATTGGAGAGGAGATGTTGCTGCATGCCTTTGAGGGCTACAACGTGTGTATCTTTGCATATGGCCAGACTGGATCTGGGAAGAGCTACACCATGATGGGCAAGCAGGACCAGAAGGACCAGCAAGGCATTATCCCCCTg CTTTGTGAGGACCTCTTCACCAAGATCAGTGACAGCAATACTGACAACAGCTTGTCCTACTCCGTAGAG GTGAGCTACATGGAGATCTACTGTGAGCGTGTGCGTGACCTGCTGAACCCGAAGAACAAAGGGAACCTGCGTGTGAGAGAGCACCCCCTGATGGGGCCCTACGTGGAGGACCTGTCCAAACTGGCCGTCACCTCCTACAACGACATCCAGGACCTGATGGAGTCTGGCAACAAGGCCAG GACGGTGGCAGCCACTAACATGAACGAGACCAGCAGCCGCTCTCACGCTGTCTTCAACATCATCTTCACTCAGAAGAAACACGACATGGATTCAGAGAACACGTCTGAGAAG GTGAGCAAGATCAGCCTGGTGGATCTGGCTGGGAGTGAGAGAGCTGACTCTACAGGAGCCAAAGGAACCAGGCTGAAG GAAGGAGCAAATATCAACAAATCTCTAACCACACTGGGAAAAGTCATCTCTGCTTTAGCTGAAGTG GACACGGCACCAAATAAG aacaagaagaagaagaaagtggAGAACCATATCCCATACAGAGACTCAGTGCTGACCTGGCTGCTGAGAGAGAACCTGG GGGGTAACTCTCGCACTGCCATGGTGGCAGCCCTCAGCCCTGCTGATATCAACTATGACGAGACCCTGAGCACCCTCAG GTATGCAGACCGCGCTAAGCAGATCCGCTGTAACGCTGTTATCAACGAGGACCCCAACAACCGTCTGGTGCGTGAGTTGAAGGAGGAGGTGTGTCGCCTCAAGGACCTCCTCTATGCTCAGGGCCTGGGAGATATCATAGaca catATCGATGTCCTGGTCCTGTGATAGCTGGTTTGAAAA ACTTGTGTGATtacaacaactttgtcaataaTCGCCAGGCTGTCAATCAAATGGGTGATCTATCCACAGTGACCAATGCCATGACTGGGATGagcccctctccctcactctctgctCTGTCCAGCCGCACGGGCTCCATGGCAAACCTGCACGACCGCATCTTCAGCCCCGCCTCCGAGGAGGCCATAGAGAGACTCAag GAAACAGAGAAAATCATTGCAGAGCTCAATGAGACATGGGAGGAGAAGCTGCGCCGTACTGAAGATATCCGGATGCAGAG GGAAGCCCTACTGGCTGAGATGGGTGTGGCCATGAGAGAAGATGGAGGCACCGTGGGCGTGTTCTCCCCCAAGAAG ACCCCTCACCTGGTGAACCTAAACGAGGACCCATTGATGTCTGAGTGCTTACTCTACTACATCAAAGATGGGACCACCAA GGTGGGTCGTGAGGACGCCAGAAGTCGCCAGGACATTGTGCTCAGCGGCCATTTTATCCAGGACGAGCACTGCACCTTCAGCAGCACCACAGGCCCCGGGGGAGAAG GGAACGTCATCCTGGAGCCCTGCGAGGGGGCGGAGATCTATGTCAACGGGAAACTGGTGACCACGCCTACTCTGCTTCGCTCAG GGAACCGCATTATCATGGGGAAGAGCCATGTGTTTCGCTTCACTAACCCGGAGCAGGCGCGACAGGAGCGGGAGAGGACGCCCTGTGCTGAGACCCCCGTGGAGCCCGTGGACTGGGCCTTCGCCCAGAGTGAGCTGCTGGACAAACAGGGCATCGACATGAAGCAGGAGATGGAGTCAAG GCTTCAGGAGTTAGAAGATCAGTACCGCAGAGAACGAGAGGAGGCCAGTAACCTTCTGGAACAACAGAGACTG GACTATGAGAGTAAACTGGAGGCCCTGCAGAAACAGGTGGACAGAAACTCCCGTTGCCTGGAGCccccagaggaagaggaggagcctgAGGAAGAAG TTCCATGGACCAAGTGTGAGACGGAGCTTGCACTGTGGGCATTCCGTAAGTGGCGTTTCTACCAGTTTACCTCCCTCAGGGACCTGCTGTGGGGAAACGCCATCTTCCTCAAGGAAGCCAACGCCATCAGTGTGGAGCTCAAGAAGAAG GTCCAGTTCCAGTTTGTGCTGCTGACCGACACACTGTACTCCCCACTGCCCCCGGACCTGCTGCCCCCCAGCGTGaccaaggagagggagagacagcccTTCCCCCGCACCATCGTAGCAGTGGAGGTCCAGGACCAGAAGAACGGGGCCACACACTACTGGACCCTGGAGAAACTCAG GCAGAGGCTGGACCTGATGAGGGAGATGTACGACCGTGCGGCGGAGGTGCCTAGCAGCACTGTGGAGGACTGTGACCAGGCCCTGACCGGGGGAGACCCCTTCTATGACCGCTTCCCATGGTTCCGTCTGGTGGGCAG GGCCTTTGTGTACCTGAGTAACCTGCTGTACCCCGTGCCCCTGGTGCACCGTGTGGCCATCGTCAGTGAGAAGGGAGAGGTGAAGGGCTTCCTCAGGGTGGCAGTCCAGGCCATCTCAG CTGATGAAGAAGCCCCAGACTATGGTTCTGGTGTCAGACAGTCAGGAACTGCCAAGATCTCCTTTGAGGACCAACAGTTTGAGAAG TTCCAGACAGAGTCGTGTTCTGGCAGCATGTCCCACTCTAACACCTCCCAAGAGGAGCTCCGCTTTGTTGAGGGGGAGGGACAGACCTCTGACATAGGAGCTGACCCTGACGAGGTCAACAACAACACCTGTGCTG CCACTCCGGAGGCCCCTCAGAGCCCGTTAAAGGGGGTTCTGGGTCTGGAACTACCCCTGGAGCTGAACCAGGAGAAGGCCCTGTCCCACCTCCGCATCGGATCCACTTTCACCTTCAGGGTCACCGTGCTGCAAGCCTCCAGCATCTCTGCTGAATATGCCGATATCTTCTGCCAGTTCAA CTTCATCCACCGACATGACGAGGCGTTCTCCACTGAGCCACTGAAGAACACTGGCAGGGGACCTCCTCTGGGATTCTACCATGTACAGAAT ATCACGGTAGAGGTCACCAAGTCGTTTGTGGAGTATATCAAGACCCAGCCCATCGTCTTCGAGGTGTTTGGTCACTACCAGAAACAGCCGTTCCCACCTCTCTGCAAAGACCTCATCAG TCCCCTTCGACCTTCTAGGAGGCAATTCCCGAGGGTCATGCCCTTGTCTAAACCAG TGCCGGCCACCAAGCTAAACACCTTGACTCGCTCCATGGCAGGCCCATGTCACTCCAAATATGACCTCATGGCCTTCTTTGAGATCTGTGAGCTAGAGGCCAACGGAGA CTATATCCCTTCAGTGGTGGACCACAGAGGTGGCATGCCTTGCCATGGAACCTTCCTCCTTCACCAG GGCATCCAGAGGAGAATCACAGTTACCATAGCACACGAGACAGGAAATGACGTAGAGTGGAAGGAGGTCAAGGAGCTGGTGGTGG GGCGTATCCGGAATACTCCGGAGGCTGACGAGACCATCATTGACCCAaacatcctctccctcaacatcttGTCTGCAGGCTACGTCTGGCCCTCGTATGACGACAA TGTTTCCCTGGGAGTTGACCATAG GACGTTTTACCGGTTTGAGGCAGCATGGGACAGCTCCATGCACAACTCCCTCCTTCTGAACCGCGTCACTCCCTATGGAGAGAAGATCTACATCACCCTCTCAGCCTACCTAGAG ATGGAGAACTGCACCCAGCCGACGGTGATCACCAAAGACTTCTGTATGGTGTTCTACTCCCGTGACGCCAAGCTCCCCGCCTCTCGCTCCATTAGAAACCTTTTCAGCACCGGCTGCCTAAGGCCCTCAGAGAG taaccgTGTCACTGGAGTGTATGAAGTCAGTCTCTGCCATGTCGCTGATGCCGGAAGTCCAG GCATGCAGCGGCGGCGCCGGCGCGTCTTGGACACCTCAGTGGCATACGTCCGTGGAGAGGAGAACCTGGCTGGGTGGAGGCCCCGTAGCGACAGCCTCATCCTGGACCACCAGTGGGAGCTGGAGAAACTCAGCCTGCTGCAGGAG GTAGAGAAGACCAGGCATTACCTGCTACTGCGGGAGAAACTAGAGGCCACCCTGGCCGCGGGGCAGGACGCGCTCTGCAAGAGTGGCGACATCAGCGACTTTGCCAAGAGCCCCATCCTCAGCTACAGCCTCGGGGGCAGTCCTGCCCTGGAAAGCCCCAGCCAGAGGCAAAGGGAGCTGGCTGCCAAG TGTCTGCGGTTGCTCATGCACACCTTCAACAGGGAGTACAGCCAGGTGAGCAGCAGTGCCAGTGAGAGCAAG ctGTCTGAGATGTCAGCGTTGCTGATGTCACCGTCCTCTTCTGGTCTGAGCACGCTAACGCCGTCCTCTACTTGCCCCTCATTGGTGGAGGGACATTATGACATCAG ACACATTGAGCCCAGCTCTGGAGCTTCAACCCCAGACCTGGACCCCTTTAGCCCTGTAGATAGGAAGAGGATCCCGGGTAGAGGCAGCACTTTCGTCCCTGACATCCAGGAGATCCGCGTCAG CCCCATCGTGTCGAAGAAAGGCTACCTGCACTTCCTGGAGCCTCACACCAGTGGCTGGGTGAAGCGCTACGTGGTGGTACGCCGGCCCTACGTCTACCTGTACCGCAACGAGAGGGACAATGTGGAGCGCGCTGTCATCAACCTCTCCTCTGCCCAGGTGGAATACAGCGAGGACAAGCAGACTCTGCTCCGG ACTCCAAACACATTTGCAGTGTGCACCGAGCATCGTGGAATACTTCTCCAAGCCAGTAATGACAAGGAGATGCACGACTGGCTGTATGCTTTTAACCCCCTGCTCGCCGGAACTATCAG GTCTAAGCTCTCCAGAAGAAAGTCAGGCCCAAGGAtgtga